Proteins encoded together in one Chitinophaga sp. LS1 window:
- a CDS encoding CBS domain-containing protein, which yields MGTVRDILQVKGHAVYSIDPDSTVFDALSVLVDKNVGALIVLDNEKLLGIFSERDYARRVILKGRASRDTLIREIMTEHPYSVTENDSIEDCMVKMTEKHIRHLPVIDHQNRLVGMISIGDVVKHVIDEQKYIINNLEGYIKGTR from the coding sequence ATGGGAACAGTACGCGACATTCTGCAGGTCAAAGGCCATGCAGTCTACTCCATCGATCCCGATAGTACCGTCTTCGATGCACTCAGTGTGCTGGTTGACAAAAACGTTGGCGCACTCATTGTTTTAGACAATGAAAAACTCCTTGGTATCTTCTCTGAACGTGACTACGCCCGCAGGGTGATCTTAAAAGGCCGCGCCTCCAGGGATACCCTTATCAGGGAGATCATGACAGAACACCCTTACTCCGTCACCGAAAATGATTCGATTGAGGATTGTATGGTAAAAATGACGGAAAAGCACATCCGCCACTTACCGGTCATTGACCATCAAAACAGGCTGGTAGGCATGATCTCCATAGGGGATGTGGTCAAGCACGTTATTGATGAGCAAAAGTATATTATAAATAACCTTGAAGGTTATATAAAAGGTA